The Accipiter gentilis chromosome 9, bAccGen1.1, whole genome shotgun sequence genome includes a region encoding these proteins:
- the LOC126042941 gene encoding LOW QUALITY PROTEIN: zona pellucida sperm-binding protein 4-like (The sequence of the model RefSeq protein was modified relative to this genomic sequence to represent the inferred CDS: substituted 1 base at 1 genomic stop codon), producing MGVTGQPRTTFGAMLFXGFLGPFAFVVRAQGSVFSDPTLLACGQESLQLTLPLGWEGNGSFVLTTWDTEGKAHALQNDSDCGLLVSGTPDGSRKVSVSYAGCYIFEWDGNYFILVGLEGTDAAGQKALHEEKLLRCPVDLPALDAPSSSVCSAVLSQDRLLCASLPIRQGDCEVRGCCYDPRDRVKPCYFGNTVTAHCTPDGQFSIAVSRDVTLPPIILDSVQLTSGHGTGCVPVMKNNAFVVYQFPLSACGTTFQVTGDQAIYENELVASRDVKTGSLGSVTRVSTFRLHVRCSYSITGSFIPLSVQVFTLPPLPAVSQPGPLSLELHIASDGSYTSYYTDSDYPVVKTLRDPVYTEVKTLQRTDTDLVLVLHRCWATPSINPQQQLQWPVLVDECPYAGDNYQTQLVPLSLASGLLFFSHYQRFTLYTFTFVDSISQEMLSGLVFLHCSASVCHQSVQVSCTTTCPARARGKRSAEHLLQDSASHVSSKGPVIFLQDELRWYTAKDGRGAAVHAVAPWALGFAALATGAALCMVLVAAVLWQRKVPVMHEINVLQ from the exons ATGGGTGTCACAGGACAGCCTAGGACTACATTTGGAGCTATGCTCTTCTAGGGGTTTCTTGGTCCCTTTGCTTTTGTTGTGAGGGCTCAGGGAAGTGTTTTTTCTGATCCCACCCTGCTGGCTTGTGGCCAGGAAAGCCTGCAGCTCACCTTACCTCTAGGCTGGGAAGGGAATGGTTCCTTTGTGCTGACTACTTGGG ATACTGAGGGGAAAGCCCATGCCCTGCAGAATGACTCTGACTGTGGGCTTTTGGTATCTGGGACTCCAGATGGCTCCAGGAAAGTATCAGTCTCCTATGCTGGCTGTTACATCTTTGAATGG GATGGCAATTACTTCATACTGGTTGGGCTTGAAGGAACAGATGCTGCTGGACAAAAGGCTCTTCATGAAGAAAAGCTGCTCAGGTGCCCTGTGGACCTTCCTG CCCTGGATGCTCCAAGCAGTAGTGTCTGTTCTGCCGTCCTCAGTCAAGACCGGCTGCTGTGTGCTTCCTTGCCTATCCGCCAGGGAGACTGTGAAGTGCGAGGCTGCTGCTATGACCCTAGGGACAGGGTGAAGCCTTGTTACTTTGGTAACACAG TTACAGCTCATTGCACACCAGATGGCCAGTTTTCTATTGCTGTCTCTCGGGATGTGACCCTGCCACCCATTATCCTGGACTCTGTGCAACTGACCAGTGGACACGGTACTGGCTGTGTCCCTGTCATGAAAAACAATGCCTTTGTTGTGTACCAGTTCCCACTCTCTGCCTGTGGCACCACTTTTCAG GTGACTGGAGACCAGGCCATATATGAGAATGAGTTGGTGGCATCCAGGGATGTGAAGACTGGGAGCCTTGGCTCTGTCACTAGGGTTAGCACTTTCAG GTTACATGTCCGCTGTAGTTACTCCATCACTGGGAGCTTCATTCCCTTGAGTGTTCAGGTCTTCACATTGCCACCACTCCCTGCTGTGTCCCAGCCAGGTCCTCTGTCCTTGGAGCTGCATATTGCCTCAG ATGGAAGCTATACTTCCTACTATACTGACAGTGACTATCCTGTTGTGAAGACTCTGAGAGATCCTGTTTATACAGAAGTCAAGACCCTTCAGAGAACAGACACAGACCTAGTTTTGGTCCTGCACCGCTGCTGGGCCACACCAAGTATCAATCCCCAGCAACAGCTGCAGTGGCCTGTTTTGGTGGATGA GTGCCCTTATGCAGGAGATAACTATCAGACACAGCTGGTGCCTCTGAGTCTTGCCTCAGGACTACTGTTCTTCTCTCATTACCAGCGTTTTACCCTCTACACATTCACCTTTGTGGACTCTATTTCCCAAGAGATGCTCTCTGGGCTG GTGTTCCTGCACTGCAGTGCTTCAGTGTGCCACCAGTCTGTACAGGTGTCCTGCACCACCACTTGTCCTGCTAGAGCCA GGGGTAAAAGGAGTGCTGAGCATCTTCTTCAGGACAGTGCCTCCCATGTCTCCAGCAAAGGCCCTGTGATTTTCCTCCAGGATGAGCTAAGATGGTACACGGCCAAAGATGGCCGTG GAGCAGCTGTGCATGCTGTAGCCCCCTGGGCTCTGGGGTTTGCTGCTCTGGCAACTGGGGCAGCTCTCTGCATGGTGCTTGTGGCTGCTGTGCTGTGGCAAAGGAAGGTGCCTGTAATGCATGAAATCAATGTATTGCAATAA
- the LOC126042554 gene encoding cytochrome P450 2C9-like, with the protein MGFLGAATVVLLVCIACLLSFTAWRGRSGKGKMPPGPAPLPILGNMLQVKPKNLAKTLQKLSEEYGPVFTVHLGSDPVVVLHGHDAVKEALVDHADEFAARGHMPIGDRANNGLGIVFSNNKEWLQVRRFALSTLRNFGMGKRSIEERIQEETEYLLEEINKTKGTPFDPTFMLSCAVSNVICSIIFGKRYNYEDKKFLALMSNMNNIFEMMNSPWGQLYQMFSKILDYLPGPHNKIFTEIDALKAFVSEEVKMHQASLDPSSPHDFIDCFLRKMQEEKEHPNSSFHMKNLITSTFDLFITGTETISTTVRYGLLLLLKYPKMQEKVQEEIDQVVGRSRRPCVVHQTQMPYTDAVVHEIQRFISLIPMGLPHTVTKDTGFREYVIPKGTTVFPILSSVLHDSKEFPNPNEFNPGHFLNDNGTFRKSELFMPFSAGKRICPGEGLARMEIFLLITTILQNFTLKPVVDPQELNITPTLSGTGNVPPAYQLCALPR; encoded by the exons ATGGGCTTCCTGGGAGCAGCCACTGTTGTCCTCCTGGTTTGCATTGCTTGCCTGCTATCCTTCACAGCATGGAGAGGGAGGTCTGGAAAGGGGAAGATGCCTCCAGGACCAGCTCCTCTTCCCATCCTAGGTAATATGCTGCAAGTGAAACCAAAGAACTTGGCCAAAACCCTCCAGAAG CTCAGTGAAGAGTATGGACCAGTGTTCACAGTGCACTTGGGCTCTGACCCAGTGGTGGTGCTGCATGGACACGATGCGGTGAAAGAAGCCTTGGTTGATCATGCGGATGAGTTTGCTGCCAGAGGACACATGCCAATAGGAGACAGGGCTAACAATGGATTAG GGATTGTTTTTAGCAACAACAAGGAGTGGTTACAAGTCCGGCGGTTTGCTCTCAGTACTCTACGCAACTTTGGAATGGGGAAAAGGAGCATTGAAGAGAGGATCCAGGAGGAAACTGAGTACTTGCTGGAAGAGATCAACAAAACAAAGG GAACACCTTTTGACCCAACCTTCATGCTGAGCTGTGCTGTCTCCAATGTCATATGCTCCATCATCTTTGGGAAACGATACAACTATGAAGACAAGAAGTTCCTGGCCCTGATGAGCAACATGAACAACATCTTTGAGATGATGAACTCCCCATGGGGACAG ctctACCAGATGTTCTCAAAGATCCTGGATTACTTGCCTGGCCCACACAACAAAATATTCACAGAAATTGATGCTCTAAAAGCCTTTGTGTCAGAGGAGGTGAAGATGCACCAAGCCTCCCTAGATCCCAGCTCCCCCCACGATTTCATTGACTGCTTCCTCAGAAAAATGCAGGAG GAGAAGGAGCATCCCAATTCCAGTTTCCACATGAAGAACCTGATAACCAGCACCTTCGACTTGTTCATTACTGGAACTGAGACAATTAGCACCACTGTAAGATATGGGCTTCTGCTTCTTCTCAAATACCCAAAGATGCAAG AGAAAGTTCAAGAAGAGATTGACCAGGTAGTGGGACGATCACGAAGACCTTGTGTGGTTCATCAGACCCAGATGCCCTACACAGATGCAGTGGTCCATGAAATCCAGCGCTTCATCTCCCTCATCCCCATGGGTCTCCCTCACACTGTGACCAAAGACACCGGCTTCAGAGAGTACGTCATTCCCAAG GGCACCACAGTCTTTCCCATCCTCAGTTCTGTCCTCCATGACAGTAAAGAGTTTCCAAACCCAAATGAATTCAACCCTGGACATTTCTTGAATGACAATGGCACCTTTAGGAAGAGTGAGCTCTTCATGCCCTTCTCAGCAG GGAAGCGAATATGCCCTGGAGAGGGCCTGGCACGCATGGAGATATTCTTACTCATAACCACCATCCTGCAGAACTTTACCTTGAAGCCTGTTGTCGATCCCCAGGAACTCAACATAACCCCAACACTGAGTGGGACAGGCAATGTACCTCCTGCCTACCAGCTCTGTGCTCTCCCTCGCTGA